The genomic segment TTCTTTGGCAAGAGCTTCTAACTGTTTATTGATTTCGGGTATCATACTTGTTTTTCCCGTCAGCCTTTTATAGCGGCCGAAACTCTCGTTGATGGGAAGCAGGCTTTGCAGGTAGAGTCTGGTGTCGGGAGATTCCTTCCGAATGCGTTCTACCGTTGTGCGAATCATGCTGACAATACTGTCACTTGTCAGGCCATGGGAGATGTCGTTCACACCGATAAGGAGGAATAATTTGGCAGGATGTCCCGGCAATATTTGGTGGAGACGGTCGTATACACCCATCACTTCATCGCCGATGATGCCGCGGTTGCGTACATGCTTGTTACCGAGGCGGGCAGCCCAATTACCACCGTTTTCTGTCAGGCTGTTACCTAACATTACGATGTCCTTGTTGCTGATAGGAGCTTCGTCCATGAACTGAATGAACCGTTTGTAGTAATGTTCTGTATATATACGCAGAGTAGGGTGCGCTTGTTCGGGGACTACATGTTGCAATGGTTGCGCAATGGTTATTTGTAGTCCGCAGAAAAGGAAAAGAAAACTTAGATATGTTCTCATAATGGTAGCAGGATTAGAGGTAAAAGATTATAGATCGTCACTCCTTAATTCGATAAGCATCTGCGGCTTTTTTCACAGAGCCATGCATGAGTAAGAGAGCTTTGGCTTTTCCATAATCAAGTCCTAATTCTTCGACCAACATACGTGTTCCGCGATCTACCAGTTTCTTGTTGCTAAGTTGCATGTTTACCATTTTGTTACCTTTTACACGCCCCAATTGTATCATTACGGAAGTGGTAATCATATTGAGAATCATCTTCTGCCCTGTACCCGATTTCATTCGGGAGCTTCCCGTAACATATTCCGGGCCTACAATCATTTCAATGGCTACGTCTGATTCCGCTGCCATTGGAGAGTCGGGGTTACTGGTGATGCAGGCTGTCAGAATCCCATGTTCGCGTGCTTCATGCAGTGCGCCGATTACGTAGGGGGTAGTACCGGATGCAGCTATGCCGATGACCGTATCTTTATCCGTAATATTGCGTTCTACGAGTTCCTCCCAACCACGTTGCATGTCATCTTCCGCATTCTCCACCGGGTTGCGTAGGGCTGTGTCACCACCGGCTATCAGGCCGATAACCAATGTTGGCGGCATGCCGAATGTCGGTGGAATTTCGGAAGCGTCGAGCACGCCAAGGCGTCCGCTTGTACCGGCACCCATGTAGAAAATACGTCCGCCCTGTTTCATGCGGGGAACTATCTGCGTCACTAACTTCTCTATTTGAGGTATTGTTTTTTGTATGGCAAGCGCCACTTTTTGATCTTCTCTGTTGATGTCTACCAGTATTTCATGGACGGACTTTTTTTCCAGGTCGTTGTAGAGCGAGGGTTGCTCTGAAATTTTTATAAACATAGGTCTATTTACTTTATGGGGGTTGTTGTTTACTATTTTATCACCTTATAGGTTACTTTCCGCTATGATATTTAATCAGTCCTTCCATTGGACTCTTAATGATAGTGCCCAACTGGATATTCATTTCCTGTGCAGCTTCTGCTAATATTGTTTTATAATAGAAAGCTACCGAACCGATAAAGTGTACTTTGCTATTACGGAAGTTCTCATATTGCATGACATTGCGTTTGAGGAATGATTTGAAACTTCCCAGTACCAACGCATGTATGCAAGGTTCATCTATGTTCTGTGCGAGGAAAGGCGAAAGGCTCGCAAGAAAACGGTTAGGAAATGGTTTGCGATAAACGCGGTCTATAATGTCGGCAGGTGTCAGGCCGAACTGTTTGAGAAATTTCTCCTTCAATTCGGGAGTCATCTGGTTTTTCAGTATATCACCTACCAATAACTTGCCCAGTACGGCACCGCTGCCTTCGTCTCCAAGTATGAATCCCAACGGGGACACATTGGAAACAATCTGCTTTCCATCATAATAGCAAGAATTGGAGCCTGTACCCATAATACAGGCAATGCCGGCCTCGTGTTGGCAGAGTCCATGAGCAACAGCAAGCATATCTGTATTGACTTCTACCTCTCTCTTTATTTGGAGATGCTTGGTAATGGCGCGGTGGACCATAGCTATTTTATCGGGAAATCCGCATCCTGCACCATAGAAATATACGGCATCCAATGCATTTGTTTTTAACTGAGGCAACAATGATGTTGCGATCTCATTGCTGATTTCCTCTTCCGACTGAAAGAAAGGGTTAATTCCTTTCGTGGATATCTGTTGGATGGGTTGTCCGTTTTCTACAACACACCAATCGGTTTTTGTAGAGCCACTGTCTGCTATTAGAATCATATCTTTATAGTTGTTTGGTTATTAGTGATTGATGATTAATGATGGGTGGTTAGTGGCTGATAGCCAATTGCTGATCACACATCACCAATTGTTATATTTTTATATAAATCTTCCGTTTGTAGAGCTGGTAGCCGATGCACCAGTTTATGCCGACGAACAACAGCGCATAGGCCAGTGAACCGCCGGTTTCACCGAATATCGGCATCAGCAATATCTTATATAGGAATGTGTGTATACTGATGCTGCTTTCTCCCCATGGGAAGCAGATGCTGCCGAAGAGAATACTAAGCACGCCTCCCAATACATACATGAACAGGGGGTTGACGCCGAATGATTCGAAGAACAGGCTCCATTTCTTATAGCCTTTTACATCGATAATCCAGATGAGCAGTGCCAGGAAGCTGGAAGCCAACCCGCATGTTGTGAGAACGAAGGTAGGCGACCAAATCTTTTTGTTGATTGGGCATCCGTAACTCAACAAGAAACCGGAGAATGTAAGGATAGTGCCTACTAAAAGCAATTTGATGAGATGTGAGTTGAGCATGCTTTCACGATCTTCATTGGCTTTGCCCCCTTCGAGCATCATGCGTCCCACACAGAAGCCCAGCAGTACATGGGCTATGGCGGGAATGGTACTTAAGAGGCCTTCCGGATCGATGCCGTTGTCCTTGTACATGTGTGCTGGGGTCAGGATAGTGCGGTCTACGATAGAAAGTATGTTCGTATCGTTATAGGCAAATCCATTGCCACATAGCAATAGGATGAAATATCCTGTCAGAAGAGTGGCGATAAGATACGGGATGTTCTTGTGCTTCATGGTCAGGGCAATGATAGCGGTAGCGCCATAGCAGAGAGCCAGACGTTGCATGACACCCAGAATACGGATACGGTCGAACGTCCATACGGATTCCCATAGTTGCGTGCCGAAACTGATGCCTTCGGTGGGAGAGGTCCAATAATAACAGAACTTCGAGAACCAGCCGATAGCCATACCTATGAGGAAGATAAGTATGGTGCGTTTTAAGATTTTTATGCCGGCGGCATGACTGAATTCAAAATTATATTTCTTCAAAGAAATGTACGTGGAAATCCCCATGATGAACATAAAGAAAGGGAACACAAGGTCGGTGGGGGTAAGGCCGTTCCATTCCGCATGGCGCAAGGGGGCGTAAATATGTGCCCATGTGCCCGGATTGTTGACCATGATCATTCCCGCAATGGTGACTCCCCGGAGGATGTCAAGGGCAAGAATACGTTTGTTTGTTTTTACTGCATTACTCATAATTTCAGGTGTGTTAAGTTAGTCTTGGGTTGTTGTCAAAGGTTGTGTGCATTGATCTACGAGGTAGGCAATGGACACATATGGGATACCGGAGTTGGTTGTCAGTCCGATTTCACAGGTGCGGCTGTTGGAGTAACCGATGCCGATGCCGGCAGCCTCTATCTGTGGACGGAGCTTACGTAGGGCGTAGGTATTCAGTTCGGGATACGTGAAGCCTCGGTCGCCGGCAAAGCCGCAGCAACCTACCTCTTCCGGCACGATGACCTTTGTGGAGCAGAGCTGTGCCAGGGCTATGATTGTATCGGCCAGTCCCATTTTACGCATGGAGCAGGTTATGTGGACTGCTATGGGTCGGTCAATGGGAGTGAATGACAGCTTGTCGCGCAGGAATGTGTATATGAACTCTGCCGGTTCATAAAGTTTCATTTTTTGAATGGTGCTGCGCATGCGGTGCAGACATGGGCTTTGGTCGCACAGGACAGGGTATTTCCCTTCTTCGCTGGCTTCCCAAAGCGCTGCTTCCAGTTCGGTTGTTTTGCGGTTGGCTATGTCGAGCATGCCTTTGCTCTCCCAGATTGTGCCGCAACAGAGCTTTTCCATGTTTTTAGGGAAGATGACTTCGTAACCGCCTTTTTGGAGCAGGGCGATCATTTTGTTGACCAGCGGCTGTTCCATAGGAGATTTCTTGGGCAGCCCCATCGTTTGGTTGATGCAACTGGGGAAGTAGACTACTTTATTTCCGGCTTTTAATTCTTTAGGTTTGAATTTGTAGGGCTTTGGCATTGCCGGAGTCCATAGGGGGATGCCGAGGGCATTGTGCATGCCTTTGGTGATACTGCTCATCGCTTTTGTTCCCAAAATGGAATGGCCGAGGTCTGCCAGTCCTAATATAGGTCGCAGTGCGCTTTTGATACCTGCAAAATGGTTGGCGGCAAAATTTCCGGCTTTATAGCCTAAACTGCCTTGCGGTAATTCTTCCTGGCGGATGATGTGCGTAAGGTCACCTGTATTGATTCCCATAGGGCAAGACATGGAGCACAGTCCGTCTCCGGCACAAGTCCGGTTTCCGGGGTAGAGATATTGCTTTTCCAACAAGGCCAGACGTTCAGGAGCATCGCCATTCTGCCGGAGACGGGCAATCTCTCTTTGCAGTACGATGCGTTGTCGCGAGGAAAGGGTGAAACCGCAGGAAAGGCAGTTCACTTCACAAAAGCCACATTCAATGCAGCGGTTCACTTTGGCAGCAGGGCTTTTCGCATCTAAGGGTATGAGAGGAAGCGGTTTGAAGTTCTTTATATGGCATTTCGGGTCATCATTGAAGATAACGCCCGGATTCAACAAGCCCTGTGGGTCAAATAGCTTTTTAACGGCTTTCATTACTTCGTAGGCGGAGTCTCCCCATTCGTAACGAACAAAGGGAGCCATGTTGCGTCCTGTACCATGTTCCGCCTTCAGAGAACCATCGTATTTGTCCACCACCAATGTTTTGACATCGTTCATCAGCTCCTCGTAACGCTTTACTTCGGCGTCACTGCCAAAGGACTGGTTGAGGATGAAGTGATAGTTACCTTCCAACGCATGTCCATATATACAGGCGTCTTCGTAACCATGCCGGGCGATGAGTTGCTGTAACTCGGCGGTTGCCTCGGGCAAATCTTCGATGTGGAAAGCCACATCTTCGATGAGACAGGTTGTTCCCGGTTTTCGCGTTCCGCCTACGGAAGGGAAGATACCGGAACGGATAGCCCAGTATTGTGAATATTCCTCGGGTTTGTCTGTGAAGCGTATAGGCGTATAGGTTCGGAAGTGAGAGAGACAATGTTCTATTGCACCGATATTCCGTTTCAGTTCTTCGTCTGTGCGGGCTTTGGTTTCGGTCAGTACGGCAGTCAGTCCGGTTTCGTCTCCCGGTTCTATGCCGGGCAGGGGAGATGAACATATTTCTCCTCTGTATTTCAGGAATATGGGGTCGCTGACCGATGCCAGGGACTTCCAATCCAGTAGTTCTGCTCCTTTTACAATCCACCCGCCGTTGTTGTCCGTCAGCTTCTTCATGGCCACTACGGCACGACAAGCGTCTTTTATAGTCTTGAAGTAGAGCATGGCGCTTGCCTTGCAGGGATAGTCGTACTCTGTTTTCATGGTGACCTGCGAAAGGAATGCCAATGTTCCTTCCGAACCAACCATAAGGTGAGCTATGATATCGAACGGATCGTCAAAGCGGATGAAAGGAAGGAGGTTCAGTCCTGTTACGTTCTTGATGGAATATTTGTAATGAATACGCTCGGATAGTTTCTCATCGGCGCGTACTTCATCGCGAAGCGTACAAATCCGGCGCAAGAAATCGCGGTGTGTCACTTCGAATGCGGCGCGGCTGACGGCATCTCCGGTGTCAAGCACCGTTCCGTCTGCCAAAACAATACGGGCGGAAAGAAGCACCTTGTCACTGTTGGCGTGTGTGCCGCAGTTCATGCCGGAAGCGTTGTTCATGACGATACCGCCCACCATGGCGCTTTTGACGGAAGCTGGGTCCGGAGCGAACTTCCTCCCGAAAGGGGCTAACAGCTCATTGACCCGTTGACCGATGATGCCGGGTTGCAGGGTAATTTCCTCATGGTCGGCGGAAAGGCTGTATTGTTCCCAGTGTTTGCCGGCTACGATGAGTATGGAGTCACTGATGGCTTGTCCGGAAAGGCTGGTTCCTGCCGCTCGGAAAGTTACGGGCAGGTGGTGGTGACCGGCTAGTTTCAGTAATCGGGAAATCTCTTCTTCTCCCTCCGAGCGGATTACGATTTGCGGGATGAGGCGGTAAAAACCTGCGTCCGTTCCCCATGCCAGTCGGCGGAGTTCATCGGTGTAGATCCTTTCTTGCGGGATGAACTGTTTCGCTTCCTGCAGGAAAGCCATGTAGTTACTCTGTTTCATAACGTATAATTTGTTACTGTCATGCATGTTTCCGTATACTCTCGTCGGGATGTGCTGTGAAGCGCATTTGCGGAGTGAAGGATTCAGTATACGACTGAAATGCATTTAGGATCATATCAACTTGTATTCAGTTTTGCTTGTCAAACTATTTGTATAAATAATATGGTTTCGATAGTTTGCGGAAGTCTTCGACATCCTTATACCAATACTCCCGGATATCCTCCCACCGGTTGCGCTTGCTGAACCGTTCGCGTATCTGTTTGGAACCGCTTACTTTATCGAACATGGCAAACCGGCCTTTGTCTGCATGGTCGAAGACGGCACGTTCGGGATAGAGGGCGGCTACTTCCTCCATGACGAGAAACTGTATTTCACTGAGTGGAGCTTTGCCAAAGTCCATGATGTGCACCTGCACACCTTGCAACAGTTCGCCTTTGCCTACGGAGTAGAACGGTTTCAGATACATAGGCCGGAAGATAACACCCGGTACGCCCAGGCTGTTCAGGCTTTTGGCAAGTTTCTCCGCTTCCACCCATGTAGCGGCAAACATCTGGAACGGAATCGTATAACCTACTCCGATAGACATGTAGCCTAACTCGCCTAAAATTCCGCTGACAGGATAGAAAAATGCGGAATGTGGATGTGGGATGTGCGGGGATGAAGGAACCCATTGCAAGCCGGTCTGTGTGTAGTCCATTTTGCGCTTCCAGCCTTTCATTTTTACAACCTGCAGTTTGCATTGCTTTCCGTCTTTCAGCATCTTCTCTCCATTCAGCAGTAAAGCCAACTCACCGCAAGTGAGCCCGTAAAGATACGGAATTTTGAATTGGCTGACAAACGAAATGCAGTCATCTTCTGTCAGATTGCCTTCAATCTTCAACCCGCCTACGGGGTTGGGGCGGTCCAGTACAATAAATTCTTTTCCGTTTTCGGCGGCAGCTTCCATGGCAAGTCCCATAGTGCTGATATATGTGAACGAACGGCAACCGATGTCCTGTATGTCATATACCAGTACATCGATGTCTTTCAGCATTTCCGGGGTCGCTTTGCGTGTCTTGCCGTAGAGGGAATAAACGGGCAGCCCGGTGGAGGGGTCTTTTATGTCGGTCACATGGTCGCCTGCATGTACATCGCCGCGCACGCCATGTTCCGGACCGTAAAGGGCTACGAGGTTCACGTTCGGTGCTTCATGCAGAATGTCTATGGTGGACTTTAACTTGTTGTCTACTCCGGTAGGATTGGTAATCAAACCTACGCGTTTCCCCTCCAGGCACTTGAAGTTCTGTTCTTTCAGCACCTCAATGCCGGTTTTGATTCTTATCTTCTGTGCTTGTGCCATACTGCCGCAAAGGAGGCAGAGCAAGCAGGCTATAATTGTTCTTTTCATAAGCATGTATTCTGAATTAGTTATGTTGTTTGTATCCGTCACTCTTCATAATCATTTTTTTCCGTATTCCGGATCAATCCTTCTGTCTGCAAAAATTGTGACTATTACGGTGGCGACACAGCAGATTATCACCATCCAGAAGAAGTTGATGTAGCCGATTGCTTCCTGAATATACCCTGCAAACATACCCGGAATCATCATACTCAATGCCATGAATGCGGTGCAGATGGCATAATGGGATGTCTTGAACTCACCTTCGGAGAAGTACATCATATAGAGCATGTAGGCTGTGAATCCGAATCCGTAGCCGAATTGTTCGATAGCAATAGCCGTTGATATGGCAAACAGGTTTTCGGGCTGGCAAACAGCCAGGTAAACGAAAGTCAGGCAGGGGAGCGTCATACATGCCGCCATCCACCAAATGGACTTCTTTAATCCTATGCGCGATGCGAACAGTCCTCCAAGGATGCCGCCCAGAGTGAGAAAAATTACTCCGATAGTGCCATATACGATGCCTACTTCTGCCGTAGATAGCCCTAAGCCTCCCGCTCCTTTGGCGGCAACAAGGAAAGGCATGCACATCTTGATGAGGAATGCCTCGGGCAGACGGTAGAGCAGCATGAATACGATGGCAAGCAACACGCCCGGTTTGGTGAAATAAGTGGCGAATGTACGGCCGAATTCTTTGAAGATGGCCTTTGCACTGGCTGTTCCCGGTGCCAGTACCGATTTGTCGGAAGCCGGTTTTGGGATTGCAAAGAGGTGATAGAAACTTACTGCACTGAACATGACGGCTGTAACCAGCATCGTGATGGTCCATGACAGTGGGATATTGTCGTATTTCAATTCGATGGCGCCGGCAATGGCTACGAGCACTCCTTGTCCGAAAATGGACGCGAGACGATAGAACGTACTGCGGATACCGACGAATTCTGCCTGTTCGCCCGACTTTAACGCCAGCATATAGAATCCGTCCGCTGCAATGTCGTGTGTGGCGGAGGCAAATGCCGTAATGATGAATAGTATCAGGGTAATGGTGAACATACTGATAGGAGTCGTTCCGGCTGCCATGGTCGCTTCGTCCGGACGTGGAATGGTCAGGGTCAGCAAGATAAAGGCTATCGACATCAGTATCTGCATGGAAACAACCCACCATCTTTTGGTCTTGATGATGTCCACAAACGGGCTCCAGAAGGGTTTGATAGTCCAGGGTAGATACAGCAAGCTGGTAAACAGCGCCATGTCTCCGTTGGGAACACCCATTTTGGCAAACATCAGTACTGAGATGTTATTCACGATAAAATAAGGGATGCCTTGTGCAAAGTACAGGGTGGGCACCCATGCCCAAGGGGATATTTTCTTGATATTATTCATTCTGTTGGTTGTTTTTCGGTTATTAGATTAGTCATATAGTTTGTCAATAGTGGCACCGGTATAGTAGTGCAGCAGTATCGCGTCATATTGATATCCCTGCTCTCCCATTACGGCAGCGCCTATCTGGCAGAGGCCCACGCCATGCCCCCAACCGGCTCCTGTGAGGATAAAACGTCCGGGTATGCCTTCCGCCGACAGTTCTGCCCGGTCTATGACAAAGGCGGAACTGTAAAGGTGTGAAGGAGACAGGGTGCGTCGGATCTCTAACTCTTTGCCGATAGTACGTGCCTTTTTGGTCCCGACGATTTTCAGCTTCCAAAGGCGTCCGGAAGTGCCGCGGGCCACAGGAATAAGATCGATTATCCGCCCGTAGTCTACTCCGGAACGTTTCAGGATGAGGGCGGAGAGTTCGTCCTGAGTATATTCCACTTTCCAGCGGTAGAAATCTGTGGTTTCCTGGTCGTAATTGTTGAGAACCTGCGACAGGATTTTCTTGTCCGTAGTGTTGCAAAATGATTCGGGAGAGGTGCGTATCCAGCGGTCGGCTTCGGCTTCCTGTGTCAGGTCGGGCAACTTGGAAACGAGTTTTCCGCTTCTTGCCAAATAATCACGTTGTTTGGCGAGGTAAGGGCGTCTGGTGTCTTCCCAGCAATATTGAAATTCTTCGAAGATACCGCCGCAGCATTTGGAGAAACGGGCGTCGCAGATGTTGCCTTCCGAAGTAAGCACCTGTCCGCGGGTAGCGGCTATCGCCTGCCTGACTATGTCGGTAGAGGCGCGGGTAATTCCCTGATAGCGTTGGCAGTGATCGTCTGCACATACATCGAAATGGGTATGGTCTTCGCGGTCGTACCAGCGGATTAATTCCTCGTCGGTTTGGGTGAAAGCGGAATAACCGGTGTGTGCTTCTGTGATTTCCTTGTTCTTCCGTATCTGCGCCAATAGCCAACTGCGTGAAATGACAGCGTGTGCTTTCAGCAGTTCTAAGGAAGCTGTTGCACTCATTTCGCTGGAAATGACACTCGTCAGATAGTCTTCGATATGGATGACATTGATGCCTGTTAATTTGCCGTTTTCCACAATAATTTTCAAAGAACCAGAAAAGCGTTGGTCTTCTTTGCGCTCCCAGTGGAAGTTTATGCCGATAGTCACGTCCAGCAATTCAAAGGCGGCAGTTTCTTCCAGAGGTTCAAACAACAATTCATCATATTGCCGGCCGTTCCAAAGGATTCTTCCTTCGTTATAGGTGACGACTTGTTTGCCACAGACTTCCTTACCGGATGTGTGGTAGGGGGTCAGTAGGATGAACTCTATCTGCGGCTCGAATAATATACCGACTTCTACTTTAGGTTCTTTCATATTCGTCTGTTTATAAAGAATAACGATGTTATATTTGTTCTTTGATACGTTGCCGTACCTTTTGGAAATCTGTGGGCGAAAGGCATACTTCACCTAATATTTGTGCGATGTCCTCTGCCGTTATTTTGATGAAATCTTTTTCGACGGGAGTGATGAATACACCGCCTAAATCAACGGATGCAGGACTGCTTAGCAGATTTGCGTCTCCTTCGGCTGTGTAACAGGCCGGACGGTGTTTGGCGCGGGGAAAGATGAAAACAATCCATTTGCCGGTTTCGTACATTCCGAGAACGTTCATCATCGGTTCGTCCTCACCAGGTTGTATGTCCAAAGAGTGATAGACGATGTCGAACAATTTAATTGCAGTTTTCCGGTCGGCAGACTCAATAACAAGCGTAGTGCGTGGGGTGTCGTTCAGGTGCCAAAGGGTGGCTTGACCGTAATCCGCTACTTTGCCTGCCACCAGCTCTCGCCAGCTTTGCTCAATGGGCATGAAGCCTTTGTTGCCAGCTTGGAAATGTGCATGGTCGGGAGC from the Bacteroides eggerthii genome contains:
- the murQ gene encoding N-acetylmuramic acid 6-phosphate etherase yields the protein MFIKISEQPSLYNDLEKKSVHEILVDINREDQKVALAIQKTIPQIEKLVTQIVPRMKQGGRIFYMGAGTSGRLGVLDASEIPPTFGMPPTLVIGLIAGGDTALRNPVENAEDDMQRGWEELVERNITDKDTVIGIAASGTTPYVIGALHEAREHGILTACITSNPDSPMAAESDVAIEMIVGPEYVTGSSRMKSGTGQKMILNMITTSVMIQLGRVKGNKMVNMQLSNKKLVDRGTRMLVEELGLDYGKAKALLLMHGSVKKAADAYRIKE
- a CDS encoding ATPase; translated protein: MILIADSGSTKTDWCVVENGQPIQQISTKGINPFFQSEEEISNEIATSLLPQLKTNALDAVYFYGAGCGFPDKIAMVHRAITKHLQIKREVEVNTDMLAVAHGLCQHEAGIACIMGTGSNSCYYDGKQIVSNVSPLGFILGDEGSGAVLGKLLVGDILKNQMTPELKEKFLKQFGLTPADIIDRVYRKPFPNRFLASLSPFLAQNIDEPCIHALVLGSFKSFLKRNVMQYENFRNSKVHFIGSVAFYYKTILAEAAQEMNIQLGTIIKSPMEGLIKYHSGK
- a CDS encoding acyltransferase family protein — encoded protein: MSNAVKTNKRILALDILRGVTIAGMIMVNNPGTWAHIYAPLRHAEWNGLTPTDLVFPFFMFIMGISTYISLKKYNFEFSHAAGIKILKRTILIFLIGMAIGWFSKFCYYWTSPTEGISFGTQLWESVWTFDRIRILGVMQRLALCYGATAIIALTMKHKNIPYLIATLLTGYFILLLCGNGFAYNDTNILSIVDRTILTPAHMYKDNGIDPEGLLSTIPAIAHVLLGFCVGRMMLEGGKANEDRESMLNSHLIKLLLVGTILTFSGFLLSYGCPINKKIWSPTFVLTTCGLASSFLALLIWIIDVKGYKKWSLFFESFGVNPLFMYVLGGVLSILFGSICFPWGESSISIHTFLYKILLMPIFGETGGSLAYALLFVGINWCIGYQLYKRKIYIKI
- a CDS encoding FAD-binding and (Fe-S)-binding domain-containing protein, translated to MKQSNYMAFLQEAKQFIPQERIYTDELRRLAWGTDAGFYRLIPQIVIRSEGEEEISRLLKLAGHHHLPVTFRAAGTSLSGQAISDSILIVAGKHWEQYSLSADHEEITLQPGIIGQRVNELLAPFGRKFAPDPASVKSAMVGGIVMNNASGMNCGTHANSDKVLLSARIVLADGTVLDTGDAVSRAAFEVTHRDFLRRICTLRDEVRADEKLSERIHYKYSIKNVTGLNLLPFIRFDDPFDIIAHLMVGSEGTLAFLSQVTMKTEYDYPCKASAMLYFKTIKDACRAVVAMKKLTDNNGGWIVKGAELLDWKSLASVSDPIFLKYRGEICSSPLPGIEPGDETGLTAVLTETKARTDEELKRNIGAIEHCLSHFRTYTPIRFTDKPEEYSQYWAIRSGIFPSVGGTRKPGTTCLIEDVAFHIEDLPEATAELQQLIARHGYEDACIYGHALEGNYHFILNQSFGSDAEVKRYEELMNDVKTLVVDKYDGSLKAEHGTGRNMAPFVRYEWGDSAYEVMKAVKKLFDPQGLLNPGVIFNDDPKCHIKNFKPLPLIPLDAKSPAAKVNRCIECGFCEVNCLSCGFTLSSRQRIVLQREIARLRQNGDAPERLALLEKQYLYPGNRTCAGDGLCSMSCPMGINTGDLTHIIRQEELPQGSLGYKAGNFAANHFAGIKSALRPILGLADLGHSILGTKAMSSITKGMHNALGIPLWTPAMPKPYKFKPKELKAGNKVVYFPSCINQTMGLPKKSPMEQPLVNKMIALLQKGGYEVIFPKNMEKLCCGTIWESKGMLDIANRKTTELEAALWEASEEGKYPVLCDQSPCLHRMRSTIQKMKLYEPAEFIYTFLRDKLSFTPIDRPIAVHITCSMRKMGLADTIIALAQLCSTKVIVPEEVGCCGFAGDRGFTYPELNTYALRKLRPQIEAAGIGIGYSNSRTCEIGLTTNSGIPYVSIAYLVDQCTQPLTTTQD
- a CDS encoding exo-beta-N-acetylmuramidase NamZ domain-containing protein, producing the protein MKRTIIACLLCLLCGSMAQAQKIRIKTGIEVLKEQNFKCLEGKRVGLITNPTGVDNKLKSTIDILHEAPNVNLVALYGPEHGVRGDVHAGDHVTDIKDPSTGLPVYSLYGKTRKATPEMLKDIDVLVYDIQDIGCRSFTYISTMGLAMEAAAENGKEFIVLDRPNPVGGLKIEGNLTEDDCISFVSQFKIPYLYGLTCGELALLLNGEKMLKDGKQCKLQVVKMKGWKRKMDYTQTGLQWVPSSPHIPHPHSAFFYPVSGILGELGYMSIGVGYTIPFQMFAATWVEAEKLAKSLNSLGVPGVIFRPMYLKPFYSVGKGELLQGVQVHIMDFGKAPLSEIQFLVMEEVAALYPERAVFDHADKGRFAMFDKVSGSKQIRERFSKRNRWEDIREYWYKDVEDFRKLSKPYYLYK
- a CDS encoding MFS transporter, producing MNNIKKISPWAWVPTLYFAQGIPYFIVNNISVLMFAKMGVPNGDMALFTSLLYLPWTIKPFWSPFVDIIKTKRWWVVSMQILMSIAFILLTLTIPRPDEATMAAGTTPISMFTITLILFIITAFASATHDIAADGFYMLALKSGEQAEFVGIRSTFYRLASIFGQGVLVAIAGAIELKYDNIPLSWTITMLVTAVMFSAVSFYHLFAIPKPASDKSVLAPGTASAKAIFKEFGRTFATYFTKPGVLLAIVFMLLYRLPEAFLIKMCMPFLVAAKGAGGLGLSTAEVGIVYGTIGVIFLTLGGILGGLFASRIGLKKSIWWMAACMTLPCLTFVYLAVCQPENLFAISTAIAIEQFGYGFGFTAYMLYMMYFSEGEFKTSHYAICTAFMALSMMIPGMFAGYIQEAIGYINFFWMVIICCVATVIVTIFADRRIDPEYGKK
- a CDS encoding SpoIID/LytB domain-containing protein, whose translation is MKEPKVEVGILFEPQIEFILLTPYHTSGKEVCGKQVVTYNEGRILWNGRQYDELLFEPLEETAAFELLDVTIGINFHWERKEDQRFSGSLKIIVENGKLTGINVIHIEDYLTSVISSEMSATASLELLKAHAVISRSWLLAQIRKNKEITEAHTGYSAFTQTDEELIRWYDREDHTHFDVCADDHCQRYQGITRASTDIVRQAIAATRGQVLTSEGNICDARFSKCCGGIFEEFQYCWEDTRRPYLAKQRDYLARSGKLVSKLPDLTQEAEADRWIRTSPESFCNTTDKKILSQVLNNYDQETTDFYRWKVEYTQDELSALILKRSGVDYGRIIDLIPVARGTSGRLWKLKIVGTKKARTIGKELEIRRTLSPSHLYSSAFVIDRAELSAEGIPGRFILTGAGWGHGVGLCQIGAAVMGEQGYQYDAILLHYYTGATIDKLYD
- a CDS encoding DUF4922 domain-containing protein; translation: MNQTIHNLLTEQLVSWETARNNYAALSGVQVKELNVNGILYKVQFNPARIVSSGAKVDAKSIKERKCFLCPANLPAEQKGIPFEGHYNILVNPFPIFPRHLTIPETAHVNQRISPRFGDMLDLAQQLTDYTIFYNGPKCGASAPDHAHFQAGNKGFMPIEQSWRELVAGKVADYGQATLWHLNDTPRTTLVIESADRKTAIKLFDIVYHSLDIQPGEDEPMMNVLGMYETGKWIVFIFPRAKHRPACYTAEGDANLLSSPASVDLGGVFITPVEKDFIKITAEDIAQILGEVCLSPTDFQKVRQRIKEQI